The sequence below is a genomic window from Candidatus Woesearchaeota archaeon.
ATATATGAGTGGTTGTTAGAATTTGATATCCGTGAAAGTGAATTAAGAAAAAAGTTTGATGGCATTAAATATGATTTGAGGAAACTTGAAGATTTATGTTTTCAGTTAAGCCAGAAATAAATAAACAATGTTATTTACCACGCATATTTTATCTGCCCTATTATTAGGGAAGTATTTGGGTCATACCGGAGCAATTGTATTAGGTTCAACTTTAATCGACTTTGACCATATTTTTGATATGATCGTGAAGGGTAAAAAACATGGGTTTCGGAGGACACTTGAAGTTCTTTTCACTCCTTATCCTGAAGAAGACGAATCAAGAACCGTTTTTCATTCAATACTCGGGTGGTTAGTAATATCCGCAGTTTTATATGCAATTATGCCTTCATTTGGAATATATTTTAGCGCAGGTTATTTGTTGCATTTAGTGCTTGATTCTTTAGACACTTCAAGACTTCGTCTTTTTTATCCGCAAAAATATGATATACGGGGATGGGTTGAATATAATTCGTTAACAGAATATATATTAGCAATTATTATGTTTATTATTTATTTTTTCTTTTAAGATAGTGGCCAATAATTATTTGAAACCGAAGCTTTTATAAATAAAATCTACCATTAAACTTGGTATATGGTACAAGAAAGTGTATTTAGAGGTGTTTTGACATTTTTAGATAAAATAGGGGTTTATGATGTAATCCTTCCTTTTTTACTTGTTTTTACTATAATGTTTGCAATTTTTGAAAAGACAAGAGTTTTAGGTGAGGATCATGATTCTAACAAAAATACTTATTCAAAGAAAAATTTAAACTCAATTGTAGCCTTTGTCATTGCATTTTTTGTTATTGCATCAACAAGGCTGGTAGCATTGATAAACGAAGCAATGGCTAACGTTGTAGTGCTTGCTTTAGTTGGTATAAGTGTTTTAATGTTGTTAGGAGTTTTTTA
It includes:
- a CDS encoding metal-dependent hydrolase, which encodes MLFTTHILSALLLGKYLGHTGAIVLGSTLIDFDHIFDMIVKGKKHGFRRTLEVLFTPYPEEDESRTVFHSILGWLVISAVLYAIMPSFGIYFSAGYLLHLVLDSLDTSRLRLFYPQKYDIRGWVEYNSLTEYILAIIMFIIYFFF